Proteins from one Thermobifida alba genomic window:
- a CDS encoding thiolase family protein, producing MPRTARDVVFVDGVRTPFGKAGKGLYAETRADDLVVRVIRELLRRNPALPPERIDEVAIAATTQIGDQGLTIGRSAAILAGLPRSVPGYAIDRMCAGAMTAVTTTAAGISFGSYDVVIAGGVEHMGRHPMGEGVDPNPRFLSEKLVDPSALVMGNTAENLHDRYPTITKERADAYAVRSQEKVAKAYADGKIQPDLVEMAVRSAEQGYGLATVDEPPRPGTTLEALAGLKTPFRPHGNVTAGNAAGLNDGATGAILAAEEVAAELGLTAKMRLVDFAFAGVEPEVMGVGPVPATEKLLARNGLTMDDIGLIEINEAFAVQVLAFLEHFGIPDDDPRVNPWGGAIALGHPLASSGVRLMMQLSRLFAERTDVRYGLTTMCVGMGMGGTVLWENTNWEGNAK from the coding sequence GTGCCGCGAACTGCCCGCGACGTCGTATTCGTCGACGGGGTGCGCACTCCGTTCGGCAAGGCCGGCAAGGGCCTCTACGCCGAGACCCGCGCTGACGACCTGGTGGTCCGGGTCATCCGCGAACTGCTGCGCCGCAACCCCGCACTGCCCCCGGAACGCATCGACGAGGTCGCCATCGCCGCCACCACCCAGATCGGCGACCAGGGTCTGACCATCGGCCGCAGCGCCGCCATCCTCGCCGGCCTGCCCCGCAGCGTGCCCGGCTACGCCATCGACCGCATGTGCGCGGGCGCGATGACCGCGGTGACCACCACCGCGGCCGGCATCTCCTTCGGCTCCTACGACGTCGTCATCGCCGGCGGCGTCGAGCACATGGGCCGCCACCCGATGGGCGAGGGGGTGGACCCCAACCCGCGCTTCCTCTCCGAGAAGCTGGTGGACCCCTCCGCCCTGGTCATGGGCAACACCGCCGAGAACCTGCACGACCGCTACCCCACCATCACCAAGGAGCGCGCCGACGCCTACGCGGTGCGCAGCCAGGAGAAGGTCGCCAAGGCCTACGCCGACGGCAAGATCCAGCCCGACCTGGTGGAGATGGCCGTCCGCAGCGCCGAGCAGGGCTACGGCCTGGCCACCGTCGACGAGCCGCCGCGCCCCGGCACCACCCTGGAGGCGCTGGCCGGCCTGAAGACCCCGTTCCGCCCGCACGGCAACGTGACCGCGGGCAACGCCGCGGGCCTCAACGACGGCGCGACCGGCGCGATCCTCGCCGCCGAGGAGGTCGCCGCCGAACTGGGCCTGACCGCCAAGATGCGCCTGGTGGACTTCGCCTTCGCCGGCGTGGAGCCCGAGGTCATGGGCGTCGGCCCGGTCCCGGCCACCGAGAAGCTGCTCGCCCGCAACGGCCTGACCATGGACGACATCGGCCTCATCGAGATCAACGAGGCCTTCGCCGTGCAGGTGCTGGCCTTCCTGGAGCACTTCGGCATCCCCGACGACGACCCGCGGGTCAACCCGTGGGGCGGCGCGATCGCGCTGGGCCACCCGCTGGCCTCCTCCGGCGTGCGCCTGATGATGCAGCTGTCGCGCCTCTTCGCCGAACGCACCGACGTCCGCTACGGCCTGACCACCATGTGCGTGGGCATGGGCATGGGCGGAACGGTCCTGTGGGAGAACACCAACTGGGAAGGGAACGCCAAGTGA
- a CDS encoding 3-hydroxyacyl-CoA dehydrogenase NAD-binding domain-containing protein, which yields MSSAIEAAREQFADEVVTRALSRDVELPYGAGKAVLITLDNGHDHTKPNTFGPAGLLSLGEAIDAAAARTDIVAVAITGKPFIFAVGADLNGVPKITDREQARAIGKLGHDVFRKLGELNVPTFAFVNGAAMGGGVEVALHCTYRTVSSGVPAFALPEVFLGLVPGWGGTYLLPNLIGAEKALKLIIDNPLAQNKTIKGPQVFEMGIADALFEPADFLEESLRWAAKVVKGDITVDRPEVDRGEAWDQAVANTRWAVEGKLHGAAPAAVRALDLVAAAKDRTRDEGFAAEDEALADLILSDELRAGLYAFDLVQKRARRPKGAPDKSLARPVTKVGVVGAGLMAGQLALLFARRLGVPVVMTDLDQERLDRGVGYVHGEVDKLLAKGRVNADTANRLKALVTGSLSYEAFADADFVIEAVFEEMSVKKSVFAKVEEYVSAEAVLATNTSSLSVTEMAADLKHPERVVGFHFFNPVAVLPLLEIIRGERTDDAALATAFAAAKKLKKTAVLVKDAPAFVVNRLLTLFMGEVLSSVEEGTEPEVADRSVAPLGLPMSPLLLLQLVGPAVALHVAETLHAAFPDRFRVSQQLRAMVEAGKTTIYAPDFSIDPEVRAFFTGGDSPSSEEVILNRALEALAREIRIMLDEGVVAEPADIDLCMITGAGWPFHLGGITPYLDRTGISEKVNGACFHPDGLKAL from the coding sequence GTGAGCAGCGCGATCGAGGCCGCGCGGGAGCAGTTCGCCGACGAGGTCGTCACCCGGGCGCTCTCCCGCGACGTGGAACTGCCCTACGGCGCGGGCAAGGCCGTCCTGATCACCCTGGACAACGGCCACGACCACACCAAGCCCAACACCTTCGGCCCCGCCGGGCTGCTGAGCCTGGGCGAGGCGATCGACGCCGCCGCCGCACGCACCGACATCGTCGCCGTGGCGATCACCGGCAAGCCGTTCATCTTCGCCGTGGGCGCCGACCTCAACGGCGTACCGAAGATCACCGACCGGGAGCAGGCGCGCGCCATCGGCAAGCTCGGCCACGACGTGTTCCGCAAGCTCGGCGAACTGAACGTGCCGACCTTCGCGTTCGTCAACGGGGCGGCCATGGGCGGCGGCGTGGAGGTGGCGCTGCACTGCACCTACCGCACCGTCTCCTCCGGCGTCCCCGCGTTCGCGCTGCCCGAGGTGTTCCTCGGCCTGGTGCCCGGCTGGGGCGGCACCTACCTGCTGCCCAACCTCATCGGCGCGGAGAAGGCGCTGAAGCTGATCATCGACAACCCGCTGGCCCAGAACAAGACCATCAAGGGTCCGCAGGTGTTCGAGATGGGCATCGCCGACGCGCTCTTCGAGCCCGCCGACTTCCTGGAGGAGTCGCTGCGCTGGGCGGCCAAGGTCGTCAAGGGCGACATCACCGTCGACCGCCCCGAGGTCGACCGGGGCGAGGCCTGGGACCAGGCCGTCGCCAACACGCGCTGGGCCGTGGAGGGCAAGCTGCACGGCGCCGCCCCCGCCGCGGTGCGCGCGCTCGACCTGGTCGCCGCGGCCAAGGACCGCACCCGCGACGAGGGCTTCGCCGCCGAGGACGAGGCACTAGCCGACCTGATCCTCAGTGACGAACTGCGGGCCGGACTGTACGCCTTCGACCTGGTGCAGAAGCGCGCCCGCCGCCCCAAGGGCGCGCCCGACAAGTCGCTGGCCCGCCCGGTCACCAAGGTCGGCGTGGTGGGCGCGGGCCTCATGGCCGGGCAGCTCGCGCTGCTGTTCGCCCGCCGCCTGGGCGTCCCGGTGGTCATGACCGACCTGGACCAGGAGCGGCTGGACCGCGGCGTGGGCTACGTGCACGGCGAGGTCGACAAGCTGCTCGCCAAGGGCCGCGTCAACGCCGACACGGCCAACCGGCTCAAGGCCCTGGTCACCGGGTCGCTGTCGTACGAGGCGTTCGCCGACGCCGACTTCGTCATCGAGGCCGTCTTCGAGGAGATGTCGGTCAAGAAGTCGGTGTTCGCCAAGGTCGAGGAGTACGTCTCGGCCGAGGCGGTGCTGGCCACCAACACCTCGTCGCTGTCGGTCACCGAGATGGCCGCGGACCTGAAGCACCCCGAGCGCGTGGTCGGCTTCCACTTCTTCAACCCGGTGGCAGTGCTGCCGCTGCTGGAGATCATCCGCGGCGAGCGGACCGACGACGCCGCGCTGGCGACCGCGTTCGCCGCCGCCAAGAAGCTGAAGAAGACCGCGGTGCTGGTCAAGGACGCGCCCGCGTTCGTGGTCAACCGGCTGCTCACCCTGTTCATGGGCGAGGTGCTGTCCTCGGTCGAGGAGGGCACCGAGCCGGAGGTCGCCGACCGCTCGGTGGCGCCGCTGGGCCTGCCCATGTCGCCGCTGCTGCTGCTGCAACTGGTCGGCCCGGCCGTGGCGCTGCACGTGGCCGAGACCCTGCACGCCGCGTTCCCCGACCGGTTCCGCGTCTCCCAGCAGCTCAGGGCGATGGTGGAGGCGGGCAAGACCACGATCTACGCGCCCGACTTCAGCATCGACCCGGAGGTGCGGGCGTTCTTCACCGGCGGCGACTCCCCGTCCAGCGAGGAGGTGATCCTCAACCGCGCCCTGGAGGCGCTGGCCCGGGAGATCCGGATCATGCTGGACGAGGGCGTGGTGGCCGAGCCCGCCGACATCGACCTGTGCATGATCACCGGCGCGGGCTGGCCGTTCCACCTGGGCGGCATCACCCCGTACCTGGACCGCACGGGCATCTCCGAGAAGGTCAACGGGGCCTGTTTCCACCCCGACGGCCTGAAGGCGCTGTGA
- a CDS encoding helix-turn-helix domain-containing protein — MTDYQTARTSLGARLREIRMEAGLSGRALAQALGWHPSKVSKLELGRQTASVADLKAWAAACDVPETAAELLAMRRTLETHYASWRRQLAGGTRARQATFVDVESRMRRLRAFETAVVPGLMQTPDYARYVLRNVVALHGAPDDVEAGVRTRMERARVLEDPGKTFDIVLWEPVLYARVCPGEVVVGQLDRIAELTIRKGSMIGIVPLHIRLPAIPEHGFWIFDDDRVNVETVGAELSLTDNDAIEPYRRVFARLSQAALRGQAALRLVARARHQLVPV; from the coding sequence ATGACCGACTACCAGACGGCCCGGACCTCCTTGGGGGCGCGGTTACGTGAGATCCGGATGGAGGCCGGGCTGTCAGGGCGGGCGTTGGCCCAAGCCCTGGGGTGGCATCCGTCAAAAGTGTCCAAGCTGGAGTTGGGCAGGCAGACCGCTTCTGTGGCGGACCTGAAAGCATGGGCGGCGGCCTGTGACGTGCCGGAGACCGCCGCCGAACTGCTTGCGATGCGCAGGACGCTGGAAACCCACTATGCGAGCTGGCGCCGACAGCTTGCTGGAGGCACCAGGGCCAGACAGGCGACCTTCGTCGACGTGGAGAGTCGGATGCGTCGACTCCGGGCTTTTGAGACAGCAGTGGTTCCAGGACTGATGCAAACCCCTGACTACGCCCGATACGTCCTGCGTAACGTGGTGGCCCTACACGGCGCACCGGACGATGTCGAAGCTGGTGTCCGTACCCGGATGGAACGCGCCCGCGTCCTCGAAGATCCGGGAAAGACGTTCGACATCGTCCTGTGGGAGCCGGTTCTGTATGCGCGGGTTTGCCCGGGGGAGGTCGTGGTTGGCCAGTTGGACCGTATTGCGGAGCTGACCATCCGCAAGGGTTCGATGATCGGGATTGTTCCGCTGCACATCCGGCTTCCCGCGATCCCCGAACACGGCTTCTGGATCTTCGACGACGACCGTGTGAATGTGGAGACGGTCGGCGCAGAGCTCTCCCTCACCGACAACGACGCGATCGAGCCCTACCGCCGGGTCTTTGCGAGGCTCTCCCAGGCAGCATTGCGTGGCCAGGCCGCACTGCGCCTTGTGGCACGGGCACGGCATCAGCTCGTACCTGTCTGA
- a CDS encoding DUF6879 family protein, which yields MREYLNDDDFTALFRSYRYTAWRLETRRCYGNVGEDKQFQEWSAGKDPGVEWLRPWLGMVREELAKGKRMERVRIVDNPPSDYLRWELWATPYNLAVGEDIRYLSRDHPIVEELPDEDFWIFDSRTLARFEFDGDDVAGIWLDDTPEAVVTALAARDAAWHHALTYTDYLAARVG from the coding sequence ATGCGCGAATACCTGAACGATGACGACTTCACTGCTTTGTTCCGGTCTTATCGGTACACTGCGTGGCGTCTGGAGACTCGGCGCTGCTACGGCAACGTTGGTGAGGACAAGCAGTTCCAGGAGTGGTCGGCGGGGAAGGACCCCGGAGTCGAGTGGCTCAGACCGTGGCTGGGCATGGTGCGGGAGGAACTCGCCAAGGGGAAGCGGATGGAACGGGTGCGAATCGTCGATAACCCGCCCTCGGATTACCTGCGCTGGGAACTGTGGGCCACTCCCTACAACCTCGCGGTGGGTGAGGACATCCGCTACCTGTCCCGGGACCATCCTATCGTCGAGGAACTTCCCGACGAGGATTTCTGGATCTTCGACAGCCGCACCTTGGCGCGGTTCGAGTTCGATGGCGATGATGTCGCCGGCATCTGGCTTGACGACACTCCTGAAGCTGTTGTGACTGCTCTTGCCGCCCGGGACGCGGCGTGGCACCATGCGCTCACCTACACCGACTACCTGGCGGCAAGGGTGGGATGA
- a CDS encoding HesA/MoeB/ThiF family protein — MGQSTAEVLQEPHTLAPYIRIGIQDGQLFLGFGSIQRVFDDSSLWDPLIRLADHYSAPRTHGEAAAFLERECGLSPGRAEEIVEIFRSGHYLIPAGSYRPEDRYSRPSLFYRLSGADSQEVQKRLADSHIVFLGCGGIGNLMSVTLATAGVGQVTLVDADHIEKSNLTRQYLFTESDVGAAKCEVLARELRSRNPDVEVCTIRRRMTDLSDLAALPEADLLVLSADSTGITELVNAHCVTTETAWLNVCYVNDIAVWGPLIVPGKTGCWSCRPLTAQAPSGNAELDALISCINRRYQAPSHGPTNMLSSALASLDALKYLGDFGFVQSLGRRVGVWTHELRLDEQPSIPDPDCPTCGPLQP, encoded by the coding sequence GTGGGTCAGAGCACGGCCGAGGTCCTTCAGGAACCACACACACTCGCTCCCTACATCCGAATCGGTATTCAGGACGGTCAACTCTTCCTCGGTTTCGGTTCCATTCAACGGGTCTTTGACGACTCGTCCCTCTGGGATCCCTTGATCCGTCTCGCCGACCACTACTCGGCTCCCCGCACTCACGGTGAGGCCGCTGCTTTCCTGGAGCGCGAATGCGGGCTCTCACCTGGGCGTGCTGAGGAAATCGTGGAGATCTTTCGTAGCGGCCACTACCTCATCCCGGCAGGCTCCTACCGACCGGAGGACCGCTACAGCCGCCCCTCCCTGTTCTATAGGCTCTCGGGTGCCGATTCGCAGGAGGTCCAGAAGCGACTGGCGGACAGCCACATCGTCTTCTTGGGCTGCGGCGGTATCGGCAATCTGATGTCGGTCACCCTGGCCACCGCCGGAGTGGGCCAGGTGACCCTCGTCGACGCCGACCACATCGAGAAGAGCAATCTGACCCGGCAGTACCTGTTCACCGAGTCCGACGTCGGTGCAGCCAAATGCGAGGTCCTGGCACGGGAGCTACGCTCCCGCAACCCTGACGTCGAGGTGTGCACGATCAGACGACGGATGACCGACCTCTCCGATCTCGCTGCCCTTCCCGAAGCCGACCTGCTCGTGCTGTCCGCCGATTCCACGGGCATCACCGAACTCGTCAACGCCCACTGCGTCACGACCGAAACAGCCTGGCTCAACGTGTGCTACGTCAACGACATCGCGGTATGGGGACCGCTGATCGTCCCCGGGAAGACGGGATGCTGGTCCTGTCGTCCACTGACTGCCCAGGCCCCTTCAGGAAACGCGGAACTCGACGCCTTGATATCCTGCATCAACCGCCGTTACCAGGCTCCCTCGCACGGTCCGACCAACATGCTCTCCTCCGCGTTGGCCAGTCTTGACGCTCTGAAATACCTGGGCGATTTCGGATTTGTGCAGTCACTGGGCCGGAGAGTGGGCGTGTGGACCCACGAATTGCGCCTGGACGAGCAGCCAAGCATCCCCGATCCCGACTGCCCAACCTGTGGTCCGCTCCAGCCCTGA
- a CDS encoding HIT family protein, which yields MPSAASCVFCAIAAGEEPCHPFWEDEDHLAFLSIFPNTEGFSVVIPKAHRPSYVVRMDTDAYLALHLAAREAARCLDAAFADVARTGIMYEGYGVDHAHAKLFPMHGTAGNEGAAWRAVRSSVDVYFDRYRGYLSSHDHTRADDAELAVLAERIRNSKR from the coding sequence TTGCCTTCCGCTGCTTCCTGCGTCTTCTGCGCGATCGCCGCCGGGGAGGAGCCCTGCCACCCGTTCTGGGAGGACGAGGACCACCTGGCATTCCTGTCGATCTTCCCCAACACCGAGGGGTTCTCGGTGGTGATCCCCAAGGCCCACCGGCCCAGCTACGTGGTCCGGATGGACACCGACGCCTACCTCGCCCTGCACCTGGCCGCCCGCGAGGCGGCCCGGTGCCTGGACGCCGCGTTCGCGGACGTGGCACGCACCGGGATCATGTACGAGGGATACGGCGTGGACCACGCCCACGCGAAACTGTTCCCCATGCACGGCACCGCGGGCAACGAGGGCGCGGCCTGGCGGGCGGTGCGCTCCTCGGTGGACGTCTACTTCGACCGGTACCGGGGCTACCTGTCCTCCCACGACCACACCCGCGCTGACGATGCGGAACTGGCCGTGCTGGCCGAACGCATCAGGAACTCGAAGCGATAA
- a CDS encoding MMPL family transporter, with the protein MFSALGRFTYRGRVWVLLATAVFVVFALTWGTGLFSEVSDGGFEDPDAESTRAAEVIEEELGHDAVDVVAVYRSEELTFDNPTFAKAVQRVVDELPDEYVRSATSYLDEGLSDIERGILISEDRHAVYVPMTLVGEDQVERMESFQAIADDLDAGPLDTYLGGPVAIQSELSEQAESDVVRAELVSLPLLLVLLVAIFGGVVAALMPLAVGGLAILGAMVLLRALTHVTDVSVFAVNVASILGLGLAIDYGLFLVSRFREETRRTGDVAAALPVTLATAGRTVAFSGVTVLIAFAGLLFFPQPILRSIGLGGIAVVLFDLVAALVVLPALLAVIGRRIDALRLPLFGRRRSGTDADDRVGGWSRLAHSVMRRPVLYLLTVAAVLVAFASALTSLDVGSTDQRYLPVSADSRQATEMLREDFPAGGISQIDVVVTGQVEEEDLESFAADLADLDGAEGAGVGRVGDGVAHLTVAYEGEIDDDSTADLVAAVRGADAPAGADEVLVGGPAAQQLDNIDAIVETVPATLLFVTLTTLVLLFLAFGSIVLPVKAVVMGLLSLGASLGVVIWGFQEGHLADLLGFTAVGTIDPTFLVLIIIVAFGLAMDYELFLLSRVREEYLATGDNTHSVAVGLQRTGRIITSAALLLIVVLAAMGVSDLLFLKIIGIGLAVAVVVDATLVRALLVPATMRLLGAANWWLPGPLRRLHDRIGITEGEEAVQPRREEKAEAGVGS; encoded by the coding sequence ATGTTCTCTGCGCTCGGCCGGTTCACCTATCGGGGTCGAGTCTGGGTGCTCCTGGCCACGGCGGTGTTCGTCGTGTTCGCGCTCACCTGGGGCACCGGACTGTTCAGCGAGGTCAGCGACGGGGGCTTCGAGGACCCTGACGCGGAGTCCACCAGAGCGGCCGAGGTGATCGAGGAGGAGCTGGGTCACGACGCGGTGGACGTCGTGGCCGTGTACCGCAGCGAGGAGCTGACGTTCGACAACCCCACGTTCGCCAAGGCGGTGCAGCGGGTCGTCGACGAACTCCCCGACGAGTACGTCAGGTCGGCCACCAGCTACCTGGACGAGGGACTCAGCGACATCGAACGCGGCATCCTCATCTCCGAGGACCGGCACGCGGTGTACGTCCCCATGACCCTCGTGGGCGAGGACCAGGTCGAGCGGATGGAGTCCTTCCAGGCGATCGCCGACGACCTGGACGCCGGACCGCTCGACACCTACCTGGGCGGTCCCGTGGCGATCCAGAGCGAACTGTCCGAGCAGGCCGAGTCCGACGTCGTCCGCGCCGAACTGGTCTCCCTGCCGCTGCTGCTGGTCCTGCTCGTCGCCATCTTCGGCGGAGTGGTCGCCGCGCTGATGCCGCTGGCCGTCGGCGGCCTGGCGATCCTCGGCGCCATGGTGCTGCTGCGCGCGCTCACCCACGTCACCGACGTGTCGGTGTTCGCCGTCAACGTCGCCTCCATCCTCGGCCTGGGACTGGCCATCGACTACGGCCTGTTCCTGGTCAGCCGGTTCCGCGAGGAGACCCGCCGCACCGGCGACGTCGCCGCGGCCCTCCCCGTCACCCTGGCCACGGCCGGACGGACCGTCGCCTTCTCCGGCGTCACCGTCCTCATCGCCTTCGCCGGACTGCTGTTCTTCCCCCAGCCGATCCTGCGCTCCATCGGCCTGGGCGGCATCGCGGTCGTGCTGTTCGACCTGGTCGCCGCGCTCGTCGTGCTCCCCGCCCTGCTGGCGGTCATCGGCCGCCGCATCGACGCGCTGCGGCTGCCGCTGTTCGGTCGGCGGCGCTCGGGCACGGACGCCGACGACCGCGTGGGCGGCTGGTCGCGGCTGGCGCACAGCGTCATGCGCCGCCCGGTGCTGTACCTGCTCACCGTCGCCGCCGTGCTCGTCGCGTTCGCCTCGGCGCTCACCTCCCTCGACGTCGGCTCCACCGACCAGCGCTACCTGCCCGTCAGCGCCGACAGCCGCCAGGCCACCGAGATGCTCCGGGAGGACTTCCCGGCGGGCGGCATCAGCCAGATCGACGTGGTGGTCACCGGGCAGGTCGAGGAGGAGGACCTGGAGTCCTTCGCCGCGGACCTGGCAGACCTGGACGGGGCGGAGGGCGCCGGGGTCGGCCGGGTCGGGGACGGCGTCGCGCACCTGACCGTCGCCTACGAGGGCGAGATCGACGACGACTCCACCGCGGACCTGGTGGCGGCGGTGCGCGGTGCCGACGCCCCCGCGGGCGCCGACGAGGTGCTGGTCGGCGGCCCGGCCGCGCAGCAGCTCGACAACATCGACGCCATCGTCGAGACCGTGCCCGCGACCCTGCTGTTCGTCACGCTGACCACCCTGGTCCTGCTGTTCCTGGCGTTCGGCTCGATCGTGCTGCCGGTCAAGGCGGTGGTCATGGGCCTGCTGTCCCTGGGCGCCTCCCTGGGCGTGGTCATCTGGGGCTTCCAGGAGGGGCACCTGGCCGACCTGCTCGGCTTCACCGCGGTCGGCACCATCGACCCGACCTTCCTGGTCCTCATCATCATCGTCGCCTTCGGCCTGGCCATGGACTACGAGCTGTTCCTGCTCAGCCGGGTCCGCGAGGAGTACCTGGCCACCGGCGACAACACCCACTCGGTGGCGGTGGGCCTGCAGCGCACCGGACGCATTATCACCAGCGCCGCGCTGCTGCTCATCGTGGTGCTGGCCGCGATGGGCGTGTCCGACCTGCTGTTCCTCAAGATCATCGGCATCGGTCTGGCGGTGGCGGTGGTCGTGGACGCCACCCTGGTGCGCGCCCTGCTGGTGCCCGCCACGATGCGCCTGCTCGGCGCCGCCAACTGGTGGCTGCCCGGCCCGCTGCGCCGGCTGCACGACCGCATCGGCATCACCGAGGGCGAGGAGGCCGTGCAGCCCCGCCGCGAGGAGAAGGCGGAGGCGGGCGTCGGCTCCTGA
- a CDS encoding TetR/AcrR family transcriptional regulator, whose product MRIREATFAEIKAIARSHLVEHGPDGVSLRAIAREMGMTAPALYRYFSSLGDLLLSLQADLFAELSDHITDASTGLPDDDVDGRLLASLRAFRTWALANRAEFALLFGPRGPVAPSVPHAGEALREGQRFAATFLTLFDRLLVEGRVPLPDPASFPPGLRPQLELFAECAGFDGENATEGALRVLTACWVRLYGLVCMEVFRSMPFVVDDMEPLFEAELRDLLTSVGVHYRPPRR is encoded by the coding sequence ATGCGGATCCGCGAGGCAACGTTCGCCGAGATCAAGGCGATCGCCCGCAGCCACCTCGTCGAGCACGGACCGGACGGGGTCTCGCTGCGCGCGATCGCCCGGGAGATGGGCATGACCGCTCCCGCCCTCTACCGCTACTTCTCCAGCCTCGGCGACCTGCTGCTCTCCCTCCAGGCGGACCTCTTCGCCGAGTTGAGCGACCACATCACCGACGCGAGCACGGGACTGCCCGACGACGACGTGGACGGCCGGCTCCTGGCCTCGCTGCGCGCCTTCCGCACCTGGGCGCTGGCCAACCGCGCCGAGTTCGCCCTGCTGTTCGGCCCGCGCGGGCCCGTCGCCCCCTCCGTCCCGCACGCGGGAGAGGCCCTGCGGGAGGGACAGCGGTTCGCCGCGACCTTCCTCACCCTGTTCGACCGGCTGCTGGTGGAGGGGCGGGTCCCGCTGCCGGATCCCGCCTCCTTCCCGCCCGGGCTGCGTCCCCAACTGGAACTGTTCGCCGAGTGCGCCGGTTTCGACGGCGAGAACGCCACCGAGGGGGCGCTGCGCGTGCTCACCGCCTGCTGGGTGCGGCTGTACGGGCTGGTGTGCATGGAGGTCTTCCGCAGCATGCCCTTCGTCGTGGACGACATGGAGCCGCTGTTCGAAGCCGAACTGCGCGATCTGCTGACGTCGGTCGGCGTCCACTACCGGCCACCGCGGCGGTGA
- a CDS encoding neutral zinc metallopeptidase — MRSAPPARPCAPVFRPPPQGQPARQGPPAPPPAQQHPLAGPHPPLQPPQGPPTLQGPLPAAPPAQQHPATEMVTAARPTASLPVGAPPGAAAEGWAPPPVFTPQPPPRRGGAGLWLTAGGAALVAAVSLVVCVALTVSTLGGGIAQASGKPHREVLYEDSWFHTARGIPVDVVSHPFYDLPAPRTVECALPDFDPSSVSEWEAFTDAVGPCLNEMWLPSLEEMGLRPEEPHYVVTDEIPPDLRGESEEEGVTLAYYMEYDLSITILVPNVRKLLPYPNMDDKRIWFALVAHEYGHHVQGETGLLDRAYTLERKAGSEAEELQVGRQIELQAECLAGTGVARLSVHDGGDVAFVNRTFNEGTGDSDTHGSADNRVHWFDSGAAAETMEACNTFAADTGLVR, encoded by the coding sequence TTGCGGAGCGCGCCTCCGGCCCGCCCCTGCGCTCCGGTGTTCCGGCCGCCGCCGCAGGGCCAGCCGGCCCGCCAGGGGCCGCCCGCTCCCCCGCCCGCGCAGCAGCACCCGCTCGCCGGTCCCCACCCGCCGCTCCAGCCGCCGCAGGGCCCGCCGACCCTCCAGGGGCCGCTTCCCGCCGCCCCGCCCGCGCAGCAGCACCCCGCCACCGAAATGGTCACCGCAGCCCGCCCCACCGCGTCCCTCCCGGTCGGCGCGCCCCCCGGTGCCGCGGCCGAGGGATGGGCCCCGCCGCCCGTCTTCACCCCGCAGCCGCCCCCGCGCCGGGGCGGCGCGGGGCTGTGGCTCACCGCGGGCGGGGCGGCCCTCGTCGCCGCGGTCTCCCTGGTGGTGTGCGTGGCGCTGACGGTGTCCACGCTGGGCGGCGGCATCGCCCAGGCGTCCGGGAAACCGCACCGGGAGGTCCTCTACGAGGACAGCTGGTTCCACACCGCCAGGGGCATCCCGGTCGACGTCGTCTCCCACCCCTTCTACGACCTGCCCGCCCCCCGGACCGTCGAGTGCGCCCTGCCCGACTTCGACCCCTCCTCCGTCTCGGAGTGGGAGGCCTTCACCGACGCGGTCGGCCCCTGCCTGAACGAGATGTGGCTGCCGTCGCTGGAGGAGATGGGGCTGCGCCCGGAGGAACCGCACTACGTGGTCACCGACGAGATCCCGCCCGACCTGCGCGGCGAGTCGGAGGAGGAGGGGGTCACCCTCGCCTACTACATGGAGTACGACCTGAGCATCACCATCCTGGTGCCCAACGTGCGCAAGCTCCTGCCGTACCCGAACATGGACGACAAGCGCATCTGGTTCGCCCTGGTCGCCCACGAGTACGGGCACCACGTCCAGGGGGAGACCGGGCTGCTCGACAGGGCCTACACCCTGGAGCGCAAGGCCGGTTCCGAGGCCGAGGAACTCCAGGTGGGACGGCAGATCGAACTCCAGGCCGAGTGCCTGGCGGGCACCGGCGTGGCCAGGCTCTCCGTCCACGACGGCGGTGACGTGGCGTTCGTCAACCGCACCTTCAACGAGGGCACCGGGGACAGCGACACGCACGGCAGCGCCGACAACCGCGTGCACTGGTTCGACTCCGGTGCGGCCGCGGAGACCATGGAGGCGTGCAACACCTTCGCCGCCGACACCGGACTGGTCCGCTAG